The following nucleotide sequence is from Hevea brasiliensis isolate MT/VB/25A 57/8 unplaced genomic scaffold, ASM3005281v1 Scaf420, whole genome shotgun sequence.
TCTTTAATTTCGAATCTTGATGTTCATCTTCTATATAAAATCgagttaatatttttaatttattaaattttaaaaaattactaaaattttaatttctaatatcttGCAAATACATTCTAATTCGAATCATCACATTAAGCCGATAGATTTCTTTTTAAAGTAATTTATATAAATGCATGATCAAAAATTTTTTCTCTTACTATCCCCATCAACCCCACATATATGGTACCAAGTTGCAGTAGTGCAATAACCTAGCTAGCTAGTTGTGCAATTTGCTCATTAAATATTAATGGCAATTAAAAGCAACTCTTATCTGTATAGACACTTTAGCCTGTAAAGTGCTTTCCAAGCATGAACAAACTATGCATACACATATTGTCGGTTTAATTTCTTTCAACATTAAAACCCTATCCTCTGTCTTTTCTGTGAGTATATATACAATAGAGTCGAAGCTCAACCAAAGATTTATAATAGTACCTTCATTTCTGACCAAAAGAACAAGTCTTCAACCTCTTTTCATTCTCATGGTATTGTATGTGGAGATATTAATTTTCATGGTCACATCACTTCTtccactttctttttttttttttccctgagCTAGCTAATTAAATGGTCTCTCCTCTTATGTGCAGAGTGAGCAAAGGCTTCGAAAGGCAGTatctgatatttctaatgaaattttcaAGTATGAAACTCTGAAGCTGGAAGCCATTTCTAGCTCTGATTCTGAAATTCTTGAAGTGAAGCAAGCAGAATGCGAATGCTGTGGACTGAAAGAGGATTGCACCCAAGATTATATCTCCATAGTTAAGGGCTCCCACTCTGGCTATTGGGTTTGTGGCCTTTGCTCTGAAGCTGTTAAAGAAACGCTAGAGCAAGGTCCAAAAATGGCCACGCAAGAAGCCGTGAGCTCTCATAAGGATTTTTGTCAGAAGTTCAACACCACCACTAGACTTAATCCTAAACTATCATTAACTTGTGCAATGAGAGATATAGCGAAAAGAAGTTCGGAGAAGAGACACTTCAAGAATTCTTCTATATCAAAGCTTGCTAGAAGCACTAGCTGTGTCCCGAGGATTGATCTACAGCAATAATTAaccattaaatttatatttaatctaGTCTTAACTAATTAATCTAATCACTCTAAGTTACCCCTAACATGTCCATATACGCATATAGTTCTACACAAGGTGCATGATTGAACTATATTTTATATCCATGTTACTTTTTCCTTAGTTAATAATTACTCGTCATGCCTTCTTCCATTTCTTCTGGCCTATGATGCACGGAAACGCCAATTGGGTGGTGTTTCCCCACGTCGGAACGTTGGAAACGTTTCGGACATGTAAATGCCATAACGCGGCGGCGAGATGTTCTCGGGCTGCTTTTGGAATTTCCAAAAATTGGAAACGCATGTCCCTTGCCTTACCCGGCAACCGTCGTGTTAGTGTATGTGTATTATAG
It contains:
- the LOC131177355 gene encoding uncharacterized protein LOC131177355, translating into MSEQRLRKAVSDISNEIFKYETLKLEAISSSDSEILEVKQAECECCGLKEDCTQDYISIVKGSHSGYWVCGLCSEAVKETLEQGPKMATQEAVSSHKDFCQKFNTTTRLNPKLSLTCAMRDIAKRSSEKRHFKNSSISKLARSTSCVPRIDLQQ